The following proteins are encoded in a genomic region of Phycisphaera sp.:
- a CDS encoding efflux RND transporter periplasmic adaptor subunit has protein sequence MTDISNLRTPAWKRIVEELSAESPNATTFLARLCGVLTRVANARQGSVVIVSAADAEGQGTEEPSIAYAVTAGEPQSGKAGEPRRIDPSQIEHGSWVRSAAAEATREGEARVFALSASETPMYGAGSEGGAVIAGPIDLPLGGGHKAAICLTIEQRSREATQTTMALVEVLCGYAKLHAARQEAKGAWQASAALDLAGRLIASINEASGFKGACLQLVNDLARAATADRAAIGWIKGLGDSGVVRVQALSDTEHVDRRLHMVRMLQAAMEECYDQAHAVVYPIPQVASGNPESDLEPAVDPTLSGAVTHAHRQLASSDARLKVASLPIRAGERVVGVVTIELSEEDQLEPAKLELLQATLDLVGPVIELRRSDDRPIPQRAWHSVLKSGTWLVGPRHTAWKVAALVALVTLLIVTFVKIPYRIDAQAELSAVHERAVAAPFAGIIASVPERIRPGVQVAKGDVLMMLDTTELRESRIDSQASVSAARREADEARKEGDLNAADQALGRLEQEQARLRYIDVQIERAVMVAPIDGTIVSGDPRRMIGSAINVGEPVFRIANLDELEVIARVPDNDIGYVSPESIGGFATRARPGERFEFNATSLVPLGQPDEGSNVFELRGTLTNPPGWLRPGMEGIAYIDTGDKRIIWVLSRRLLDTARLWLWY, from the coding sequence GTGACGGATATCTCGAATCTGAGAACACCAGCGTGGAAGCGCATCGTCGAGGAACTCTCGGCCGAATCGCCCAACGCAACCACCTTCCTCGCCCGCCTGTGCGGCGTGCTCACACGCGTGGCCAACGCCCGGCAGGGCTCGGTGGTCATCGTTTCGGCCGCCGACGCCGAGGGGCAGGGCACCGAAGAGCCGTCCATTGCCTACGCCGTTACCGCTGGCGAACCGCAATCGGGCAAGGCCGGCGAGCCGAGGCGCATCGACCCAAGCCAGATCGAGCACGGCTCGTGGGTGCGCTCGGCTGCCGCCGAAGCAACGCGCGAGGGCGAGGCCCGGGTGTTCGCGCTCAGCGCGTCCGAAACGCCCATGTACGGGGCAGGCAGTGAGGGCGGGGCGGTCATCGCCGGCCCAATCGACCTGCCGCTGGGCGGCGGGCACAAGGCCGCCATCTGCCTGACCATCGAGCAACGCTCGCGCGAAGCAACCCAAACCACCATGGCGCTCGTCGAGGTGCTCTGCGGCTACGCCAAGCTGCATGCGGCACGGCAAGAAGCCAAGGGCGCGTGGCAGGCCTCGGCCGCACTCGACCTGGCCGGCCGGCTTATCGCGTCAATCAACGAGGCCAGCGGCTTCAAGGGCGCATGCCTCCAGCTTGTCAACGATCTAGCCCGCGCCGCCACGGCCGACCGCGCGGCCATCGGCTGGATCAAGGGACTCGGCGACTCGGGTGTCGTCCGCGTCCAGGCGCTCAGCGATACCGAGCACGTCGACCGCCGCCTGCACATGGTGCGCATGCTGCAAGCCGCGATGGAAGAGTGCTACGACCAGGCCCACGCGGTGGTCTATCCGATCCCGCAGGTTGCCAGCGGAAATCCCGAGAGTGATCTGGAGCCCGCGGTCGATCCCACGCTCTCGGGAGCCGTCACGCACGCCCACCGGCAGCTCGCGTCGTCGGACGCCCGCCTCAAGGTCGCCTCGCTGCCCATCCGGGCGGGTGAGCGCGTCGTCGGTGTGGTCACCATCGAGCTTTCCGAAGAAGACCAGCTTGAACCCGCCAAGCTCGAACTGCTCCAGGCCACGCTCGACCTCGTGGGTCCGGTCATCGAACTGCGCCGCAGCGACGATCGGCCGATCCCCCAGCGCGCCTGGCACAGCGTGCTCAAGAGCGGCACCTGGCTCGTTGGCCCGCGGCACACGGCGTGGAAGGTTGCCGCGCTCGTCGCGCTCGTAACGCTATTAATTGTCACGTTTGTCAAGATTCCCTACCGCATCGACGCGCAGGCCGAGTTGTCGGCCGTCCACGAGCGTGCGGTGGCGGCGCCCTTCGCGGGCATCATCGCCAGCGTGCCCGAGCGCATCAGGCCGGGCGTCCAGGTGGCCAAGGGCGACGTTCTCATGATGCTGGACACGACCGAACTCCGCGAGAGCCGCATCGACTCGCAAGCCTCGGTTTCCGCGGCCAGGCGAGAAGCCGACGAGGCCCGCAAGGAGGGCGACCTCAACGCCGCGGACCAGGCGCTCGGCCGGCTCGAGCAGGAACAAGCGCGCCTGCGGTACATCGACGTGCAGATCGAACGCGCCGTGATGGTCGCGCCCATTGATGGCACCATCGTCTCGGGCGACCCCAGGCGCATGATCGGCTCGGCCATCAACGTGGGTGAGCCGGTGTTCCGCATCGCCAACCTCGACGAGCTCGAAGTCATCGCCCGCGTTCCGGACAACGACATCGGCTACGTCTCGCCCGAGAGCATCGGCGGCTTCGCGACCCGAGCCCGACCCGGCGAGCGGTTCGAGTTCAACGCCACCAGCCTCGTGCCCTTGGGCCAGCCCGACGAGGGCAGCAACGTCTTCGAGCTCCGCGGCACGCTGACCAACCCGCCTGGCTGGCTGCGCCCGGGCATGGAGGGCATCGCGTACATCGACACGGGCGACAAGCGCATCATCTGGGTGCTCAGCCG